A window of the Lactobacillus gasseri ATCC 33323 = JCM 1131 genome harbors these coding sequences:
- the nrdG gene encoding anaerobic ribonucleoside-triphosphate reductase activating protein, with translation MPEKDKNSQEGPDVRGNLIKVNVGGDTIFVDSNQYKPQVEHAKKLKQQHRKPKNPKPQEWISEEYSKHKIADYKPFNFVDGEGVRCSLYVSGCLFDCPGCYNLAAQNFNYGRPYTQELEDKIIEDMSQSYVQGLTLLGGEPFLNTWVCLKLINRVRKEFGHTKDIWSWSGYTWDELQKETPDKKEMLSKIDILVDGRFMDDLKDLTLQFRGSSNQRIIDVQKSLKAKKVVIWDKLVR, from the coding sequence ATGCCAGAAAAAGATAAAAACAGTCAAGAAGGTCCTGATGTTCGAGGTAACTTAATTAAAGTTAATGTTGGCGGCGATACAATTTTTGTTGATTCTAACCAATATAAGCCACAAGTTGAACATGCTAAAAAATTAAAGCAGCAACATAGGAAACCTAAAAATCCTAAACCACAAGAATGGATATCGGAAGAATATTCTAAGCATAAAATTGCGGACTATAAACCATTTAACTTTGTTGATGGGGAAGGCGTTAGATGCAGTTTATATGTAAGTGGATGTTTATTTGATTGTCCTGGATGCTATAATTTGGCAGCGCAGAACTTTAATTATGGGCGTCCTTATACACAAGAGTTAGAAGATAAAATTATTGAAGATATGTCTCAATCTTATGTGCAAGGATTGACTTTATTGGGCGGAGAACCATTTTTGAATACTTGGGTTTGCTTAAAATTAATTAACCGCGTCCGCAAAGAATTTGGGCATACTAAGGATATTTGGTCCTGGTCAGGTTATACTTGGGATGAACTCCAAAAAGAGACTCCGGATAAGAAAGAAATGCTTTCAAAAATTGATATTCTGGTTGATGGACGCTTTATGGATGACTTAAAGGATCTTACTTTACAGTTCCGTGGTTCAAGTAATCAAAGAATTATTGATGTTCAAAAGTCACTTAAAGCTAAGAAAGTCGTTATTTGGGACAAGCTAGTTAGATAA
- the nrdD gene encoding anaerobic ribonucleoside-triphosphate reductase codes for MLQQDAQIKSITQMTLPETAIKRDGSIYPFALYKIEMVLDNLHLTKHEADILPSILKKLNGVKQTSTKDIADAFVQTLTELGFDDEANAYVDYRREDEANFEKQTETTNRLDRLVHHDPTIVNENANKDSRVFSTQRDLTAGVVGKTIGLTMMPEHIAKAHLRGDIHWHDLDYTPLSPLTNCCLIDFKEMLSHGFTIGNANIESPHSIETATAQMSQIIANVASSQYGGCSADRVDEVLAPYAEKNYHKNINEAREFFDDEEKIKAFAIKRTKKDIYDAMQALEYEINTLLSSQGQTPFTTLGFGLGTSWIEREIQKAILKIRIEGLGKDKRTAIFPKLVFTLKKGLNLHPGDPNYDIKELALECSTKRMYPDIVSYDMIKKITGSFKAPMGCRSFLQGWKDPETGKEVNSGRMNLGVVTLNLPRIAMESKGDKDLFWQIFREKVQTAHEALQIKAKRCTEAVPDNAPILYEYGAFGKRLNAEDNVNDLFKNGRCTISLGYIGLYEVGTVFYGPNWEHNEEAHQFTINIVKELHDYCAKWEKEDPNHYHYSVYSTPSESLTDRFCRLDTKKFGKVKDITDKEYYTNSFHYDVRKHPTPFEKLAFEAPYPFYAAGGFIHYCEYPNLKQNPKALEAVWDWAYDKVGYLGTNTPIDQCYKCGFKGEFKATAKGFECPQCGNHDPETCDCVKRTCGYLGNPLKRPMVHGRHEEIVHRVKHLNLGMEEKMAKDEVRKNDEY; via the coding sequence ATGTTACAACAAGATGCTCAAATTAAATCAATTACTCAAATGACCCTTCCAGAAACAGCCATTAAAAGAGATGGTAGCATCTATCCTTTTGCTCTTTACAAAATTGAAATGGTCTTAGACAACTTGCATCTTACGAAACATGAAGCAGATATTTTACCTTCTATTTTGAAGAAATTAAATGGTGTAAAACAAACTTCTACGAAAGATATTGCAGATGCCTTTGTCCAAACTTTAACGGAATTAGGATTTGATGATGAAGCCAATGCTTATGTGGATTACCGTAGAGAAGATGAGGCCAATTTTGAAAAGCAAACAGAAACTACCAACCGTCTGGATCGTTTAGTTCACCATGATCCAACGATTGTTAATGAAAATGCCAATAAGGACTCACGCGTTTTCTCAACTCAGCGTGATTTAACTGCTGGTGTTGTTGGTAAGACGATTGGATTGACAATGATGCCTGAACATATTGCTAAGGCGCACTTACGTGGTGATATTCATTGGCATGATTTAGACTATACTCCACTTAGTCCTTTAACTAACTGCTGTTTGATTGATTTTAAAGAAATGCTTAGTCATGGCTTTACGATTGGAAATGCCAATATTGAATCACCTCATTCAATTGAGACTGCTACGGCACAAATGTCGCAAATTATTGCTAATGTAGCTTCCAGTCAATATGGTGGCTGTTCAGCTGATAGAGTTGATGAAGTTTTAGCTCCTTATGCTGAAAAGAATTACCACAAGAATATTAATGAAGCACGCGAATTCTTTGATGATGAAGAAAAGATCAAGGCTTTTGCAATCAAGAGAACTAAGAAAGATATCTATGATGCTATGCAAGCTCTTGAATACGAAATTAATACTTTACTTTCAAGTCAGGGACAAACTCCATTTACTACCTTAGGTTTTGGGCTAGGAACTTCATGGATTGAACGTGAAATTCAAAAGGCTATCTTGAAGATTAGAATTGAGGGTTTAGGTAAAGATAAAAGAACTGCTATCTTTCCTAAATTAGTTTTCACCTTAAAGAAGGGGCTTAACTTACATCCTGGCGATCCAAATTACGATATTAAGGAATTAGCCTTAGAATGTTCAACTAAGCGGATGTATCCAGATATTGTTAGCTATGACATGATTAAGAAAATCACCGGTTCATTTAAGGCTCCGATGGGTTGTCGTTCATTTTTACAGGGCTGGAAAGATCCAGAAACTGGTAAAGAAGTAAATTCTGGCCGGATGAATTTAGGTGTTGTTACTTTGAACTTACCTAGAATCGCAATGGAATCAAAGGGCGACAAAGATTTATTCTGGCAAATCTTTAGAGAAAAAGTTCAAACAGCACATGAAGCTTTACAAATTAAGGCTAAGCGTTGTACTGAAGCTGTTCCTGACAATGCCCCAATTCTTTACGAATACGGTGCTTTTGGTAAACGTCTGAATGCAGAAGATAATGTAAATGACCTATTTAAAAATGGTCGTTGCACTATTTCTTTAGGCTACATCGGCTTATATGAAGTTGGTACCGTCTTTTACGGACCAAACTGGGAACACAATGAAGAAGCTCATCAATTTACAATTAATATTGTTAAAGAACTTCATGACTATTGCGCTAAGTGGGAAAAAGAAGATCCAAATCATTACCACTACAGTGTTTACTCAACTCCAAGTGAAAGTTTAACTGATAGATTTTGCCGTTTAGATACTAAGAAATTCGGTAAAGTGAAAGATATTACTGACAAGGAATACTACACTAATTCCTTCCACTACGATGTTAGAAAACACCCAACCCCGTTTGAAAAATTAGCCTTTGAAGCACCATATCCATTTTATGCAGCTGGTGGTTTTATTCACTATTGTGAGTACCCAAACCTTAAACAAAATCCTAAGGCTTTAGAAGCTGTTTGGGATTGGGCTTATGACAAGGTAGGATACTTAGGAACTAACACTCCAATTGATCAATGCTATAAGTGTGGTTTTAAGGGTGAATTTAAGGCAACTGCTAAAGGATTTGAATGTCCTCAATGCGGCAACCACGACCCAGAAACTTGTGACTGTGTAAAACGTACTTGTGGTTATCTTGGTAATCCTTTGAAGCGCCCGATGGTTCATGGCCGTCACGAAGAAATTGTTCATCGTGTAAAGCACTTGAACTTAGGAATGGAAGAAAAAATGGCTAAGGATGAAGTTAGAAAGAATGACGAATATTAA
- a CDS encoding iron-sulfur cluster assembly protein yields MQEKNLKLVDKIMTALQKVEDPELLVDVVNLGLIYGIDIEGDHATIKMTLTIVGCPLSTYLQNSIEKAVLSVPEIKTCDVKLVWYPVWSPERMTTAAKQQLGMLDNEQALDQEEEIEDTEEKQKIIDFSVPIKKLAEEYPDFVQIMYDCGFTRIKIPGLLSTVGRVMTIPLGAQAMKIDLDKIKRAFENKGYKVIDK; encoded by the coding sequence ATGCAAGAAAAAAATTTGAAATTAGTCGATAAAATAATGACAGCTCTTCAAAAAGTAGAAGATCCTGAATTATTAGTTGATGTGGTTAATCTAGGCTTGATTTATGGGATTGATATTGAAGGAGATCATGCCACAATTAAGATGACTTTAACAATTGTTGGCTGTCCCTTATCGACATATCTACAAAATTCAATTGAAAAGGCAGTTTTGTCGGTTCCTGAGATTAAGACCTGTGATGTGAAATTAGTTTGGTATCCAGTTTGGAGTCCAGAAAGAATGACGACAGCTGCTAAGCAGCAATTAGGGATGCTTGATAATGAACAAGCTCTTGACCAAGAAGAAGAGATTGAAGACACCGAAGAAAAGCAAAAGATCATTGATTTTTCAGTGCCGATTAAGAAACTAGCTGAAGAATATCCGGATTTCGTTCAAATTATGTATGATTGTGGTTTTACTAGAATTAAAATTCCGGGCTTATTATCAACAGTCGGACGTGTGATGACCATTCCGCTTGGAGCACAGGCTATGAAAATTGACTTGGATAAAATAAAGAGGGCTTTTGAAAATAAAGGCTACAAGGTGATTGATAAATGA
- a CDS encoding metallophosphoesterase family protein: MKIINKTKGMIDKFSGMTRKMMRKKNNVPFDGMQKYMTVGEYNVGAPEGTPHGEEYKLIVYKDTDNVLHQALRSVNASDLAPAYVRKFDKRLNRYTAFVNKRTGRRYIVEDQLDQLVDYVKKHSRKGYNSINIGVITDTHYKDADSVDFYGHNGLRHVKEFNYLEDKDILDLKAHLGDWMDGSDPGLVGEAELISLSRTFRSKKTNFAVIKGNHDENDKFDEHHDLRASFPENEFEDIMWPSMYAQDGIHYITRKHGVAYFDKDDVRIITVNTSDLPYELDEQGKKKYDTKLSLAIREDQMQEIIEILENSNGKTIIFMSHANPITRKGTNALKFNGRSLHELMVAFNQHEKGYLNSRDVPPEFTLANSFDFTKIKNAKIVAYFCGHRHTEDQYRINGIQYIFFNCSALMGPNHALTTQYNKRWNRQMDHANEAAGYIVNVDIKRHLLQVFGYGAASKRRFYRI; this comes from the coding sequence ATGAAAATTATCAACAAAACCAAGGGTATGATTGATAAGTTTTCCGGGATGACTCGGAAGATGATGCGAAAGAAAAATAATGTTCCATTTGACGGAATGCAAAAATACATGACTGTCGGTGAGTATAACGTTGGAGCGCCAGAAGGCACGCCACATGGCGAAGAATATAAGCTTATTGTTTATAAAGATACTGATAATGTCTTACATCAAGCTTTACGTTCAGTTAATGCGTCTGATCTAGCACCAGCTTATGTCAGAAAGTTTGATAAAAGGTTAAATCGGTATACTGCCTTTGTTAATAAGCGTACTGGGCGTCGTTATATTGTTGAAGATCAGTTAGATCAATTAGTCGACTATGTAAAAAAGCATAGTAGAAAGGGCTATAATTCGATTAATATTGGCGTTATAACTGATACTCATTATAAAGATGCTGATAGTGTAGACTTCTATGGCCATAACGGTTTAAGGCATGTTAAGGAATTTAATTATCTTGAAGACAAAGACATTCTAGACTTAAAAGCACATTTAGGTGATTGGATGGACGGGTCTGATCCAGGCTTAGTAGGTGAGGCCGAGTTAATTTCTTTATCTCGAACATTTCGTTCTAAAAAGACTAATTTTGCTGTGATTAAGGGAAATCATGATGAAAATGATAAGTTTGATGAACATCATGATTTAAGGGCTAGTTTTCCTGAAAATGAATTCGAAGATATTATGTGGCCAAGCATGTATGCACAGGATGGCATTCATTACATCACGCGTAAACATGGTGTTGCATATTTTGATAAAGATGACGTCAGAATTATTACCGTTAATACTTCTGACTTACCGTATGAATTAGACGAGCAGGGAAAGAAAAAGTATGATACGAAGCTTTCTTTAGCTATTCGTGAAGACCAGATGCAAGAAATTATCGAAATTCTTGAGAATTCAAATGGTAAAACAATTATTTTTATGAGTCATGCTAACCCCATTACTCGCAAGGGAACCAATGCCCTAAAATTCAATGGTCGTTCGTTACATGAGTTGATGGTTGCTTTTAATCAACATGAAAAAGGCTACCTTAATTCTAGAGACGTTCCTCCTGAATTTACCTTAGCTAATAGCTTTGATTTTACGAAAATTAAGAATGCAAAAATAGTTGCATATTTCTGTGGACACCGTCATACTGAGGACCAATATCGGATTAATGGTATCCAATATATATTTTTTAATTGCTCGGCCCTTATGGGTCCAAACCACGCGCTTACTACGCAATATAATAAGCGCTGGAATAGACAGATGGATCATGCTAATGAAGCAGCAGGCTACATTGTAAATGTTGATATTAAAAGGCATTTACTACAAGTATTTGGTTATGGTGCAGCTTCTAAGAGAAGATTCTATCGAATTTAG
- a CDS encoding carboxylate--amine ligase has translation MVQAKFTPILLGSDINVYGMARSFNEAYGIKVQAWAASQLAATRYSKIVDVEVHEGFEEDPGFMNVMKQKIEEYKNHPEPVILIACGDGYAELLAKHKDELKDTFVVPYIDYDLLEKLISKEGFYEIAEKYGLPYPHTKIVTMDDYKAENYLDLPFDYPIELKPEDPVSWLNCQFEGRKKAFTIHDETELVDIVGKIYTNGYTEDLILQDFIPGDDSNMRVLNAYVDKDHKVKMMCLGHPLLEDPTPQSIGNYMAILPAFSQKLYDTVQSFLEKLNYTGMANFDIKYDPRDGEYKFFEINLRQGRSSFYVTLNGYNLAKWYIDDYVEDNLKDKPTVYGNKDGANYMLWLGVPKKIFKEYAYENGSKRLAEKLIDEGHYGTTVFYDKDRSFKRWLLMRYMFHNYYARYKKYYEVNKGQYFEEEAKKLKKQALRDGQQENHENEI, from the coding sequence ATGGTACAAGCAAAATTTACTCCTATTTTATTAGGTAGCGACATCAATGTTTATGGAATGGCACGTTCATTCAATGAAGCCTATGGGATCAAAGTTCAAGCATGGGCAGCTAGCCAATTAGCAGCAACGCGTTACTCTAAAATTGTTGACGTAGAAGTTCATGAAGGCTTTGAAGAAGATCCAGGCTTTATGAACGTGATGAAGCAAAAGATTGAAGAATACAAGAATCACCCAGAACCAGTTATTTTAATTGCTTGTGGGGATGGTTATGCTGAATTACTTGCTAAACACAAGGATGAATTAAAGGATACTTTCGTTGTTCCTTATATTGACTATGACTTGCTAGAGAAGTTAATTTCTAAAGAGGGATTCTACGAAATTGCTGAAAAATATGGTCTTCCATATCCACATACTAAGATTGTGACCATGGATGATTACAAGGCCGAAAATTACTTAGATTTACCATTTGATTATCCAATTGAATTGAAACCAGAAGATCCTGTTTCTTGGTTGAATTGTCAATTTGAAGGTCGTAAAAAGGCATTTACTATTCATGACGAAACTGAATTAGTAGATATTGTGGGCAAGATTTATACTAACGGTTATACTGAAGACTTGATTTTGCAAGACTTTATCCCAGGTGATGATTCTAACATGCGTGTTCTTAACGCCTATGTTGATAAGGATCACAAGGTTAAGATGATGTGCTTAGGTCACCCACTTCTTGAAGATCCTACGCCACAATCAATCGGTAACTACATGGCAATTTTGCCAGCATTTAGTCAAAAACTTTATGATACAGTTCAATCATTCCTTGAGAAGTTGAACTACACAGGGATGGCTAACTTTGACATTAAGTATGATCCGAGAGATGGAGAATACAAGTTCTTTGAAATTAACTTGCGTCAAGGTCGTTCAAGTTTCTATGTAACTTTAAATGGCTATAACTTAGCTAAGTGGTATATAGATGATTATGTAGAAGATAATTTAAAAGATAAGCCAACTGTATATGGTAATAAAGATGGCGCTAATTACATGCTTTGGCTTGGTGTTCCTAAGAAAATCTTTAAGGAATATGCTTATGAAAATGGCTCAAAGCGTTTAGCTGAAAAATTAATTGATGAAGGTCATTATGGTACTACTGTCTTTTACGATAAAGATCGTAGCTTCAAACGCTGGTTATTAATGCGTTATATGTTCCACAACTACTATGCTAGATACAAGAAGTACTATGAAGTAAACAAGGGACAATACTTTGAAGAAGAAGCTAAGAAGTTAAAAAAGCAAGCACTTCGTGATGGTCAACAAGAAAACCATGAAAATGAAATTTAG
- the asnB gene encoding asparagine synthase (glutamine-hydrolyzing) — translation MCGICAFFDPELKDKDCAIQGMMDTIKHRGPSSDGKYTNDQVALGFRRLSIIDLRGGSQPIFNEDKSRAIIFNGEIYNFKPLRKELIDAGHTFTTKADTEVLLHGYEEWGMDGLLKRVRGMFAFVIWDDNTKTLYGARDFFGIKPMYYSDQNGKLIVGSELKSFLAYPGFKKELNTEAVKPYLMNQYNDLKETFFKGVYRFPAGHWFEYKDGKMKTHQYWDAKYVENSLSFEETLDKINEDLKETVDLYRNADVPVGAFLSEGIDSSYLTSLLDPEDVFSVSFDDSTYNEASKAKALSDLHGWKFFADKVDADEAMRDFPEMQYHMDEPDANPSIIPLWYLCKLARKHVTVALSGEGADELFAGYVNYGMHTHNDVIKVFTAGLKKLPKKSRVRLAHKIKKMPNFPGKVHMYTNLAEPSEFYVGQSVIYDMDYPTIFTSKDANNILRDKYKNDLTVNGIYQEDFKKVKNIDEVKQMQYIDLHHFMLNDIEQKADKISMAHSLELRVPYLDKKIAELANSIPTKYLVNRHDTKYALRKASEKVLPEEWAQRPKLGFPTPIKQWLKEPRFYKQVRELFTEDFVNDIFDQKKIVKLLDDNYKGDGSARRQIWAIYTFLVWYKLFFVDYDETVKKYQHVQPEVAELIESGRLV, via the coding sequence ATGTGTGGAATTTGTGCGTTTTTCGATCCTGAATTGAAGGATAAAGACTGTGCTATTCAAGGAATGATGGACACGATCAAGCACCGTGGGCCATCTTCAGATGGAAAATATACTAATGATCAGGTGGCTTTAGGCTTTAGGCGTTTGTCAATCATTGATCTGCGTGGCGGAAGTCAACCTATTTTTAATGAAGATAAAAGTAGAGCAATTATTTTTAATGGTGAAATTTATAACTTTAAGCCATTAAGAAAAGAATTAATTGATGCTGGCCATACTTTTACTACTAAGGCTGATACTGAAGTTCTACTTCATGGCTATGAAGAATGGGGAATGGACGGCTTATTGAAGCGCGTTCGCGGTATGTTTGCCTTTGTAATTTGGGATGACAATACTAAGACTTTATATGGTGCACGTGACTTCTTTGGAATTAAGCCAATGTATTATTCAGACCAAAATGGTAAGTTGATCGTTGGTAGTGAATTAAAGAGTTTCTTAGCTTATCCTGGTTTTAAGAAGGAACTAAATACTGAAGCAGTTAAACCATACTTGATGAATCAATATAATGACTTAAAGGAAACTTTCTTTAAGGGTGTTTACCGTTTCCCAGCAGGTCACTGGTTTGAATATAAAGATGGTAAGATGAAGACTCATCAATACTGGGATGCTAAGTATGTTGAAAATAGCTTAAGTTTTGAAGAAACTTTAGATAAGATCAACGAAGATTTAAAGGAAACTGTTGACTTATACAGAAACGCTGACGTTCCAGTTGGTGCTTTCTTATCTGAAGGTATTGATTCTTCTTATTTAACTAGCTTACTTGATCCTGAAGATGTCTTTTCAGTTTCTTTTGATGATTCAACTTATAATGAAGCATCAAAGGCTAAGGCACTTTCTGATTTACATGGCTGGAAGTTTTTCGCTGATAAGGTTGATGCAGATGAAGCCATGCGCGACTTCCCAGAAATGCAATATCACATGGATGAACCAGATGCTAACCCATCAATTATTCCATTATGGTACTTGTGTAAATTAGCTAGAAAACATGTTACTGTTGCTCTTTCTGGTGAAGGTGCTGATGAATTATTTGCCGGCTATGTAAACTATGGAATGCATACGCATAACGACGTAATTAAGGTCTTTACTGCTGGCTTGAAGAAATTACCTAAGAAGAGCCGTGTACGTTTAGCTCATAAGATCAAGAAAATGCCTAACTTTCCAGGTAAAGTACATATGTACACTAACCTGGCAGAACCAAGCGAGTTTTACGTTGGTCAATCCGTAATTTATGACATGGATTATCCAACTATCTTTACTTCTAAAGATGCTAATAATATCTTACGTGATAAGTACAAGAACGATTTGACTGTTAATGGCATTTATCAAGAAGATTTCAAGAAAGTTAAGAATATTGATGAAGTTAAGCAAATGCAATATATTGATCTTCACCACTTTATGCTTAATGATATTGAACAAAAGGCAGATAAGATCTCAATGGCTCACTCATTAGAATTACGTGTACCATATCTTGATAAGAAGATTGCCGAACTTGCTAATTCAATTCCAACTAAGTATTTAGTTAACCGTCATGATACTAAATATGCTCTTCGTAAGGCCTCTGAAAAAGTCTTGCCAGAAGAATGGGCACAAAGACCTAAACTTGGTTTTCCAACTCCAATCAAGCAATGGCTTAAGGAACCTAGATTCTACAAGCAAGTTAGAGAATTGTTTACTGAAGACTTTGTAAATGATATTTTTGACCAGAAGAAGATTGTTAAGTTACTTGATGATAATTATAAAGGCGATGGATCAGCTCGTCGTCAAATTTGGGCAATTTATACTTTCTTAGTATGGTACAAATTATTCTTTGTTGACTATGATGAAACTGTTAAAAAGTATCAACATGTTCAACCAGAAGTGGCAGAATTAATCGAAAGTGGCAGACTTGTTTAA
- a CDS encoding DUF438 domain-containing protein yields MKELDKQRQESILKILNFIQNGGELEEAKKMFQAAFDQVDVAEITAAERELIAQGLDPRKIQYLCNVHADVFKGNIKENKESPEFETPGHPVHTFKLENIVIKSLINDALLPDLTKWEDGSSDALPKLKRELKDLAKIHYHYARKETSMFPIMTKYGITAPPKVMWGVDDKIRKLIGQANMLVNQKNVDQSEVASVIKSAAHEVLEMIFKEEEIMLPMIDEVASEEDWGNVKNEEEQIGYTLIQKPMNWKPKIKEKVAGPISLDKLSSLALNFAEGSLNLKQLSAILDLLPFAITFVDENDKVAYFGGGANIFPHSKNAIGNSVYSCHLPESVPRVKKIFDDFHQGKKDKFEFWFEPRHMGRYLYLQYFAVRKNGRYLGCLEVAQDVTEIRSWKNERR; encoded by the coding sequence ATGAAAGAATTGGATAAACAACGCCAAGAATCCATTTTGAAAATTTTAAATTTTATTCAAAATGGCGGAGAATTAGAAGAAGCTAAAAAAATGTTTCAAGCTGCTTTTGATCAGGTTGATGTGGCTGAAATTACAGCAGCTGAAAGAGAGTTAATTGCTCAAGGACTAGATCCAAGAAAGATTCAGTACTTGTGCAATGTTCATGCGGATGTTTTTAAAGGCAATATTAAAGAAAATAAAGAAAGTCCAGAGTTTGAAACTCCTGGACATCCTGTTCATACTTTTAAACTAGAAAATATTGTAATTAAATCTTTAATTAATGATGCCTTGCTTCCTGATTTGACTAAGTGGGAAGATGGATCTTCTGATGCTCTACCTAAATTGAAGCGAGAGTTAAAAGATCTGGCTAAAATTCACTATCACTATGCCCGTAAAGAAACTTCTATGTTTCCAATTATGACTAAGTATGGCATTACTGCTCCACCTAAAGTTATGTGGGGTGTTGACGATAAAATTAGAAAATTAATTGGTCAAGCTAATATGCTTGTTAATCAAAAAAATGTGGACCAAAGTGAAGTTGCTAGTGTAATAAAAAGTGCTGCTCATGAAGTTCTTGAGATGATTTTTAAAGAAGAAGAAATTATGCTTCCGATGATTGATGAAGTTGCTAGTGAAGAAGACTGGGGCAATGTTAAAAATGAAGAAGAGCAAATTGGCTATACTTTGATTCAAAAGCCGATGAACTGGAAGCCGAAGATAAAAGAAAAAGTAGCCGGGCCAATCTCTTTAGATAAGTTGAGCAGTTTAGCGCTGAATTTTGCGGAAGGTAGTTTAAATTTAAAACAATTGTCGGCAATCTTAGATTTATTGCCATTTGCGATAACTTTTGTCGATGAAAATGATAAGGTTGCATATTTTGGTGGTGGAGCAAATATTTTTCCGCATTCTAAAAATGCAATTGGAAACAGTGTATATTCGTGCCATCTTCCTGAGAGTGTTCCTCGGGTTAAGAAAATTTTTGATGATTTTCATCAAGGAAAGAAAGATAAGTTCGAATTTTGGTTCGAGCCACGGCATATGGGGAGATATTTATATTTGCAATATTTTGCTGTACGAAAAAATGGACGGTACTTGGGATGTTTAGAAGTTGCTCAAGATGTAACTGAGATTAGAAGCTGGAAAAATGAAAGAAGATAA